In one Natronosalvus amylolyticus genomic region, the following are encoded:
- a CDS encoding 16S ribosomal RNA methyltransferase A: MKDPDALIARAGIRGDPDQDQHFLVDDRVLDRLPTYLEGIDEMLDLTPQPTPIFEHLLEVGGGTGALTDRLLDVGERVTVIERDRRLAEFLRREFADAIEMDRLTVIEGDALEVDLPAFSASVSNLPYGVSSEITFRLLPEKRPLVLMFQKEFAERMVAEPGTSEYGRLSVSTQHFAEVEMVETIPREAFSPPPQVESAVVRAVPRAPDYEVPDEEFFLRFVKAVFTQRRKTMRNAIRNTAHISGLETPDAVVEAADEDLLSQRAGTVTPAEFAELTVLAMDVGQPTEE, encoded by the coding sequence ATGAAAGATCCAGATGCGTTGATTGCCCGGGCAGGGATTCGCGGTGACCCGGACCAGGATCAACACTTCCTCGTCGACGATCGGGTACTCGATCGGCTCCCGACGTATCTCGAGGGGATCGACGAAATGCTGGACCTGACTCCACAACCGACGCCGATATTCGAGCACCTTCTCGAGGTCGGTGGCGGCACTGGGGCACTCACTGACCGACTACTCGATGTCGGGGAGAGAGTGACAGTTATCGAACGTGATCGGCGGCTGGCCGAGTTTTTGCGTCGAGAGTTCGCTGACGCCATCGAAATGGACCGCCTGACAGTAATCGAAGGTGATGCACTCGAGGTCGATTTGCCTGCGTTCAGTGCGTCTGTCTCAAATCTCCCCTACGGTGTCTCGAGTGAGATCACGTTCCGGCTGCTGCCGGAAAAACGGCCGCTGGTCTTGATGTTTCAAAAGGAGTTTGCAGAACGAATGGTCGCCGAACCGGGGACGTCGGAGTACGGGCGGTTGTCGGTTTCGACGCAGCACTTTGCGGAGGTCGAGATGGTCGAAACGATCCCCAGAGAGGCGTTTTCACCGCCGCCACAGGTCGAAAGCGCGGTGGTCCGGGCGGTTCCACGAGCACCTGACTACGAGGTTCCCGACGAGGAGTTCTTCCTCCGGTTCGTCAAAGCGGTGTTCACCCAGCGACGGAAGACGATGCGAAACGCGATTCGAAACACCGCACATATTTCGGGTCTCGAGACACCGGACGCCGTCGTTGAGGCGGCTGACGAGGATCTCCTCTCCCAGCGTGCGGGGACGGTGACGCCCGCGGAGTTTGCGGAGCTGACCGTTCTGGCAATGGATGTTGGGCAACCGACAGAGGAATGA
- a CDS encoding DUF655 domain-containing protein encodes MSEADSDEMDVRRAVVLDYLAHGLSEGRRRFQQSPAGYALNTADFTLYQVAFDEDARITIGTNVVVEPPEERDVIEDCRPVGYDDLSSGAQSELEYVVHDLVEENEERFVDFYNDAQPITLRLHQLNLLPGIGKKLRNTILDERKRKPFESFEELEDRVSGLHDPGDVLANRILEELRDEDLKYRTFVGQEP; translated from the coding sequence ATGAGCGAAGCCGACAGCGATGAGATGGACGTGCGCCGAGCGGTTGTGCTTGATTACCTCGCCCATGGTCTTTCCGAAGGTCGCCGGCGTTTTCAGCAATCGCCTGCTGGATACGCCCTCAACACCGCAGATTTTACCCTTTATCAGGTCGCCTTCGACGAGGACGCTCGGATTACGATCGGGACCAACGTCGTGGTCGAACCGCCGGAAGAACGGGATGTAATCGAAGACTGTCGACCTGTCGGGTACGACGACCTCTCCTCGGGTGCGCAGTCGGAACTCGAGTACGTCGTGCACGACCTCGTCGAAGAGAACGAGGAGCGATTCGTCGACTTCTACAACGATGCCCAGCCGATTACGCTGCGACTGCACCAGCTAAATCTCCTTCCTGGTATCGGCAAGAAACTTCGAAACACGATCCTCGATGAACGAAAACGAAAGCCGTTCGAGAGCTTCGAGGAACTCGAGGATCGCGTCTCCGGACTGCACGACCCTGGTGACGTGCTGGCCAATCGAATCCTCGAGGAACTTCGCGACGAGGATCTGAAATATCGGACGTTCGTGGGTCAGGAACCATAA
- a CDS encoding RNA polymerase Rpb4 family protein translates to MTIFKEIVEEEYLTVSETKDLLADIEAERALDEDRELRYELARAIDHVNRFALLETEDAKALVEELKELEKVDEPTAYKIANLLPRDRQELRTVFAQQRYSVSGEELDEILNVIAKYA, encoded by the coding sequence ATGACGATCTTCAAAGAGATCGTCGAGGAGGAGTATCTGACGGTCTCCGAGACGAAGGACCTGCTTGCCGATATCGAGGCCGAACGCGCGCTCGATGAAGATCGTGAGCTTCGGTACGAACTCGCGCGAGCCATCGACCACGTCAATCGCTTCGCCCTCCTCGAGACCGAGGACGCCAAAGCGCTGGTCGAAGAGCTCAAGGAACTCGAGAAAGTCGACGAGCCAACGGCGTACAAGATCGCGAATCTCCTGCCCCGGGATCGTCAGGAACTTCGGACGGTGTTCGCTCAGCAGCGATACTCCGTTTCCGGCGAGGAACTCGACGAGATCCTCAACGTCATCGCCAAGTACGCGTAA
- a CDS encoding 50S ribosomal protein L21e: MPNSNGPRQGTRRKLANKPRERGTSPPQRAIQEYDVGQKVHLKIDPSVPKGRFHPRFNGHTGEVVGKQGKAFKVQITDGGVDKTLIASAAHMRAQE; encoded by the coding sequence ATGCCGAACTCGAATGGACCTCGTCAGGGAACCCGACGAAAGCTCGCAAACAAACCTCGAGAGCGTGGCACATCCCCACCACAGCGTGCAATTCAGGAGTACGACGTGGGGCAGAAAGTCCACCTCAAAATCGACCCAAGCGTCCCCAAAGGCCGCTTCCACCCACGGTTTAACGGCCACACCGGCGAAGTCGTCGGCAAACAGGGGAAGGCGTTCAAAGTCCAGATCACGGACGGCGGCGTCGACAAAACGCTGATCGCCTCGGCGGCCCACATGCGCGCCCAGGAATGA
- a CDS encoding cystathionine gamma-synthase, with product MDDDQFQIETRSIHAGQKPDEETGALMTPIFANSTYEQDAPGDHRGYEYSRTGNPTRTDLEENLASLEGADYGRCFASGMGAINTVCNLLESGDHVVTGNDVYGGTHRIFTQVYDQYEIEFTFVDMTDLEAIEAAFQDNTELLWLETPTNPLMSVVDIEGAAAIADEHDAISVIDNTFATPYLQRPLELGADVVSHSLTKYLGGHSDVVGGALLTNDPELDERFGFYQNAVGATPGPFDCFLVLRGTKTLPVRMDRHCDNARAIAEWLDGHPDVDQVYYPGLEDHPGHDIAARQMDDFGGMLSFELDGTLEQASTVVEETEVFTLAESLGGVESLIEQPAPMTHAAIPREERLEAGLTDSLIRVSVGIEHVDDLIGDLEQAIDVALGTDD from the coding sequence ATGGACGACGATCAGTTCCAGATCGAAACGCGTTCGATCCACGCCGGGCAGAAACCTGACGAGGAAACCGGGGCGCTCATGACCCCGATTTTTGCCAACTCGACGTACGAACAGGACGCCCCCGGCGATCACCGGGGCTATGAGTACTCGAGGACGGGGAATCCCACACGAACGGATCTCGAGGAAAACCTCGCGAGCCTCGAGGGGGCCGACTACGGTCGCTGTTTCGCCAGCGGGATGGGCGCAATCAACACGGTCTGTAATCTGCTCGAATCCGGAGACCACGTCGTCACCGGCAACGACGTCTACGGCGGCACCCACCGCATTTTTACGCAGGTCTACGACCAGTACGAGATCGAGTTCACGTTCGTCGATATGACCGATCTCGAAGCCATCGAAGCCGCCTTCCAGGACAACACCGAGTTGCTCTGGCTCGAGACACCGACCAACCCCCTCATGTCCGTCGTCGATATCGAAGGGGCGGCGGCAATCGCCGACGAACACGACGCAATTTCGGTCATCGACAACACCTTCGCCACTCCGTACCTCCAGCGACCGCTGGAACTGGGTGCCGACGTTGTGAGCCACTCGCTGACAAAATACCTCGGCGGCCACTCGGACGTGGTCGGTGGGGCACTCCTGACGAACGATCCCGAACTGGACGAACGCTTTGGATTCTATCAGAACGCGGTTGGGGCAACGCCCGGCCCCTTCGACTGTTTCCTCGTCCTTCGGGGCACGAAGACACTTCCTGTCCGGATGGACCGCCACTGCGACAACGCTCGTGCTATTGCCGAATGGCTCGACGGCCACCCCGACGTCGATCAGGTCTACTATCCCGGCCTCGAGGACCATCCTGGTCACGACATCGCCGCCCGGCAGATGGACGACTTCGGCGGCATGCTGAGCTTCGAACTCGACGGCACGCTCGAGCAGGCGTCAACCGTCGTCGAGGAGACCGAAGTGTTCACGCTCGCCGAAAGCCTCGGCGGCGTCGAAAGCCTGATCGAACAGCCTGCACCGATGACCCACGCCGCGATTCCTCGCGAAGAGCGACTCGAGGCTGGATTGACCGACAGCCTCATTCGCGTCTCGGTGGGCATCGAGCACGTCGACGATCTGATCGGTGATCTGGAGCAGGCGATAGACGTGGCGCTCGGGACGGACGACTAA
- a CDS encoding elongation factor 1-beta, whose protein sequence is MGKVAAKIKVMPQSPEVDLDALQERLENALAEGAKINGVEREEVAFGLVALYPTVIVPDGAGGTEGVEEAFAEVEGVESVTVENVGRI, encoded by the coding sequence ATGGGAAAAGTAGCCGCCAAAATCAAAGTCATGCCGCAAAGCCCCGAGGTCGACCTCGACGCGCTTCAGGAGCGCCTCGAGAACGCCCTTGCGGAAGGTGCCAAGATCAACGGCGTCGAGCGCGAGGAAGTCGCGTTCGGCCTCGTTGCGCTCTACCCGACCGTGATCGTTCCTGACGGTGCCGGTGGCACTGAGGGTGTCGAGGAAGCCTTCGCCGAAGTCGAAGGCGTCGAGAGCGTTACCGTCGAGAACGTCGGCCGTATCTAA
- a CDS encoding HVO_2753 family zinc finger protein — translation MSSTDRRETRSCVSCGINIAGTNAAAFKCPDCGAQIYRCAKCRKQSNLYECPDCGFTGP, via the coding sequence ATGAGTTCCACGGACCGACGGGAGACTCGTTCCTGCGTCTCCTGTGGGATCAACATCGCGGGTACGAACGCTGCGGCGTTCAAATGCCCAGACTGTGGCGCACAGATCTACCGCTGTGCCAAGTGTCGCAAACAGAGCAACCTCTATGAGTGCCCCGACTGTGGGTTCACCGGACCATAA
- a CDS encoding tripartite tricarboxylate transporter permease → MVLPEFELVVDPAFSIPFLCWVAGGIVLGSISGLIPGLHANNFALVLAGVAASVPGPPLFVGAAMLAAGVVHTFLNAIPAMALGVPDAEMAVTALPGHRMVLDGRGFEAIRLSAVGSLLAVLVAIPLAIPVTIGVTAVYPYVRAHLSFLLLAIVLALVVTEYTWQRRAVGACSFLLAAVLGWATLDLSPEAPLEAGGMLAPLFAGLFGAPVLIDAINGGGVPPQEDGGLRLSRPLLGWTAVSGAIAGAVVGYLPGVSAAIAAIAVLFLVPGGITDRGYIVATSGVDTANTIFALFALVAIGQPRSGVMVAFENVGAPLNLPVLLVGVVLSGVFGFVLVVSVGDLYLQLIGRLEYWKISVVILTLLCCLSFLFTGLVGILVFCLAAIIGLVPVRLGARRVHLMGVLIGPLILAGWSGW, encoded by the coding sequence ATGGTCCTGCCCGAGTTCGAACTCGTCGTCGACCCGGCGTTTTCGATCCCGTTTCTGTGCTGGGTTGCCGGCGGAATCGTTCTCGGATCCATCAGCGGGCTGATTCCGGGCTTGCACGCGAATAATTTCGCGCTCGTGCTGGCTGGAGTGGCCGCCAGCGTCCCCGGACCGCCACTGTTCGTCGGGGCAGCCATGCTCGCTGCTGGTGTCGTCCATACATTCCTGAACGCGATTCCGGCGATGGCGCTCGGTGTGCCGGATGCTGAAATGGCCGTCACAGCATTACCGGGTCACCGGATGGTCCTCGACGGGCGCGGCTTCGAGGCGATACGACTATCCGCCGTTGGGAGCTTGCTCGCCGTCCTTGTGGCCATTCCGCTTGCCATCCCAGTGACGATCGGTGTCACGGCCGTCTATCCGTATGTGCGAGCCCATCTCTCGTTTCTCTTGCTCGCTATCGTACTCGCGCTCGTGGTGACGGAATACACCTGGCAACGACGGGCGGTTGGTGCTTGCTCGTTCTTGTTGGCGGCCGTTCTCGGTTGGGCGACGCTCGACCTTTCGCCCGAAGCTCCACTCGAGGCGGGCGGGATGCTCGCTCCACTGTTTGCTGGACTGTTCGGTGCACCGGTCTTGATCGATGCAATCAACGGTGGTGGGGTACCACCGCAGGAGGACGGTGGGCTTCGTCTCTCACGACCACTCCTCGGCTGGACTGCCGTCTCAGGGGCTATCGCTGGCGCTGTGGTTGGCTATCTACCTGGCGTTTCGGCAGCCATCGCGGCGATCGCCGTGCTGTTTCTGGTCCCTGGGGGGATCACAGACCGAGGATACATCGTCGCGACCAGCGGTGTCGATACGGCCAATACGATTTTCGCCCTGTTTGCGCTCGTCGCTATCGGGCAACCAAGGTCCGGGGTGATGGTAGCGTTCGAAAACGTTGGCGCTCCGCTCAATCTCCCCGTGCTCCTCGTGGGAGTGGTCCTCTCCGGCGTGTTTGGCTTCGTGCTCGTCGTTTCCGTCGGTGATCTCTACCTCCAGTTGATCGGCCGTCTCGAGTACTGGAAGATATCGGTCGTAATCTTGACGCTGCTTTGCTGTCTCTCGTTTTTGTTCACCGGTCTCGTGGGCATTCTCGTATTCTGTCTGGCAGCGATCATCGGGCTCGTACCGGTACGACTCGGTGCGCGTCGAGTACATCTGATGGGCGTGTTGATCGGCCCGTTAATTCTCGCTGGCTGGTCGGGATGGTAA
- a CDS encoding HAD family hydrolase has product MSTAVYFDLDGTLCTYTKSFDEQFATTVEPYGEPTDSAYELYVERLFRALETCEPNPYRRAFEAVVEQTPLEAAPKTLAREHCQTELKATAVSREARQVVERVGNSRQTGILTNGDGRQQRAKIDRHGLGELVDTVVVSNELGVRKPDREIFETARERLPADEHVYVGDTFDEDIVGAHEAGFQTVYVAGTDTTTSTRDTDTAGEVADAIVSDVSGLLYPESLPQSLSRAFEVA; this is encoded by the coding sequence ATGAGCACGGCAGTCTACTTCGACCTCGACGGGACACTCTGTACATACACGAAATCGTTCGACGAGCAGTTTGCAACGACCGTCGAACCCTACGGTGAGCCGACCGACAGCGCGTACGAACTATACGTCGAGCGGCTGTTTCGGGCGCTCGAGACGTGTGAACCGAACCCGTACAGACGGGCGTTCGAAGCAGTGGTCGAACAAACGCCTCTGGAGGCCGCTCCGAAAACGCTGGCCCGAGAACACTGCCAGACCGAACTGAAGGCAACGGCGGTCTCGAGGGAGGCGAGGCAAGTTGTCGAACGGGTCGGAAACAGCCGACAGACCGGCATTCTGACGAACGGCGATGGACGACAACAGCGGGCGAAAATTGACCGCCATGGGCTCGGCGAACTGGTCGACACGGTGGTCGTCTCCAACGAACTCGGGGTGCGGAAACCCGATCGAGAAATTTTCGAGACGGCTCGAGAGCGCCTTCCGGCCGACGAGCACGTCTACGTCGGCGATACGTTCGACGAGGACATCGTTGGCGCTCACGAAGCCGGGTTTCAGACTGTCTACGTTGCGGGTACCGATACCACGACCAGTACTCGAGATACTGACACAGCGGGCGAGGTTGCCGATGCGATCGTCTCGGACGTTTCGGGACTCTTGTACCCGGAATCGCTACCTCAGTCCCTTTCTAGGGCGTTCGAAGTAGCCTAA
- the rpl12p gene encoding 50S ribosomal protein P1, whose product MEYVYAALILNETDEEINEDNLTGVLEAAGVDVEESRVKALVAALEDVDIDEAVAEAAAVPAAGAAAGGAAAAADDGDDDDVEETSDVPDTTDDDDDEEEEASGEGLGELFG is encoded by the coding sequence ATGGAATACGTCTACGCAGCACTCATCCTGAACGAGACCGACGAAGAGATCAACGAAGACAACCTGACCGGCGTGCTCGAGGCCGCCGGCGTCGACGTCGAAGAATCTCGCGTGAAGGCGCTTGTCGCCGCACTCGAGGACGTCGACATCGACGAGGCTGTCGCCGAGGCAGCCGCCGTCCCCGCAGCTGGAGCCGCCGCCGGTGGCGCTGCAGCCGCAGCCGACGATGGTGACGACGACGATGTCGAAGAGACTAGCGACGTCCCGGACACGACGGACGACGACGATGACGAAGAAGAGGAGGCCAGCGGCGAAGGTCTCGGCGAACTCTTCGGCTAA
- a CDS encoding 50S ribosomal protein L10, producing the protein MSAEAQSERKTENLPEWKREEVAELEALIDDYESIGVVGITGIPSKQLQDMRRGLHGTAVVRVSRNTLQTRALEAAGLDNLVEHIDGQVGLVATNDNPFALYKELEASKTPAPINAGEVAPNDIVIPEGDTGVDPGPFVGELQQVGANARIEDGSIQVMEDSTVLETGEEVSADLANVLNELGIEPKEVGLDLRAVYSEGVLFDPEDLDIDVEAYESDVQTAAAFARNLSINAGYPTAQTVPSIIAKATGEAKSLGLHAAIENDELMPDLVRKADAQLRAIAAQIDDEEALPEELQGVEAPAAPAADTEESTDDQDETDEAESESEAEDDDDEDDGDGAEGLGAMFG; encoded by the coding sequence ATGAGCGCTGAAGCCCAGAGCGAGCGTAAAACGGAGAACCTTCCCGAGTGGAAGCGAGAGGAAGTCGCCGAACTCGAGGCCCTGATTGACGACTACGAAAGTATCGGTGTCGTCGGTATTACGGGCATTCCTTCGAAGCAGCTCCAGGACATGCGTCGCGGACTCCACGGTACGGCAGTCGTCCGCGTCAGCCGAAATACGCTACAGACTCGAGCGCTCGAAGCCGCTGGCCTCGACAATCTCGTCGAACACATCGACGGGCAGGTCGGCCTGGTGGCGACGAACGACAACCCGTTCGCGCTCTACAAGGAACTCGAGGCATCGAAGACGCCCGCTCCGATCAACGCTGGGGAGGTCGCGCCGAACGATATCGTCATCCCGGAGGGTGACACGGGAGTCGACCCCGGTCCGTTCGTCGGGGAACTCCAGCAGGTCGGTGCCAACGCCCGAATCGAAGACGGTTCGATTCAGGTGATGGAGGACTCGACTGTACTCGAGACTGGTGAAGAAGTCTCGGCTGATCTGGCAAACGTCCTCAACGAACTCGGTATCGAGCCGAAGGAAGTTGGTCTCGACTTGCGCGCCGTCTACTCCGAAGGCGTCCTGTTCGACCCAGAGGACCTGGACATCGATGTCGAGGCCTACGAGAGCGACGTGCAGACGGCAGCCGCCTTCGCACGAAACCTCTCGATCAACGCTGGCTATCCGACAGCCCAGACTGTCCCCTCGATCATCGCCAAGGCAACCGGCGAGGCAAAGAGCCTCGGCCTGCACGCCGCAATCGAGAACGACGAACTCATGCCCGACCTCGTCCGTAAGGCCGACGCGCAACTGCGCGCCATAGCGGCTCAGATCGACGACGAGGAAGCCCTTCCCGAGGAGCTACAGGGCGTCGAGGCACCTGCTGCGCCTGCAGCGGACACTGAAGAATCGACCGACGACCAAGACGAGACGGACGAGGCCGAATCCGAATCCGAAGCCGAAGACGACGATGACGAAGACGATGGCGACGGTGCGGAAGGACTCGGCGCAATGTTCGGCTAA
- a CDS encoding 50S ribosomal protein L1, translated as MADTDIETAVTRALEESPDRNFTETVDLAINLRDLDLNEPSNRVDESVVLPSGTGQETQIVVIAEGETAVRAEEVADQVLSGSDVADLDDDEAKDLADATDFFIAEEAMMQDIARYLGTILGPRGKMPDPLSPDDDVVETVNRLKNTVQIRSRDRRTFHTRVGAEDMSAEDIASNIDVIIRRLHADLEKGPQNIDSVFVKTTMGPSVEVA; from the coding sequence ATGGCAGATACGGATATAGAAACAGCAGTGACTCGCGCACTCGAGGAGTCACCGGACCGGAACTTTACCGAGACGGTGGACCTCGCGATCAATCTGCGCGATCTAGATTTAAACGAACCGTCGAATCGTGTCGATGAATCAGTCGTGTTGCCGTCCGGCACCGGCCAAGAAACTCAGATCGTCGTGATCGCCGAAGGCGAGACCGCCGTCCGTGCCGAAGAGGTCGCGGACCAGGTCCTTTCGGGAAGCGACGTGGCCGACCTGGACGATGACGAAGCCAAAGACCTGGCAGACGCGACTGATTTCTTCATCGCTGAAGAGGCGATGATGCAAGATATCGCTCGATACCTGGGTACCATCCTGGGCCCTCGAGGGAAAATGCCGGACCCGCTCTCGCCCGACGACGACGTCGTCGAGACGGTCAATCGACTCAAAAACACCGTGCAGATTCGTTCTCGAGACCGACGTACGTTCCACACGCGCGTTGGTGCCGAGGACATGAGTGCCGAGGATATCGCGTCCAACATCGACGTCATTATCCGCCGACTGCACGCTGACCTCGAGAAAGGTCCACAGAACATCGACTCCGTCTTCGTGAAAACGACGATGGGACCATCTGTGGAGGTGGCCTGA
- a CDS encoding 50S ribosomal protein L11 yields the protein MAGTIEVLVPGGQANPGPPLGPELGPTPVDVQAVVSDINEQTAAFDGTEVPVTVEYEEDGSYTIDVGVPPTAALVKDEAGFDTGSGEPQKDFVADLSIEQVKTIAEQKKPDLLAYDTKNAAKEVVGTCASMGVTIEGVDAREFKAKVDDGEYDDALVE from the coding sequence ATGGCTGGAACCATCGAAGTGCTCGTCCCGGGTGGCCAGGCCAATCCTGGCCCACCACTCGGCCCCGAGCTCGGACCGACGCCCGTCGACGTTCAGGCGGTCGTCAGCGATATCAACGAACAAACTGCAGCGTTCGACGGCACCGAAGTGCCTGTCACCGTCGAATACGAAGAAGACGGGAGTTACACCATCGACGTCGGTGTCCCACCAACGGCTGCACTCGTCAAAGACGAGGCCGGATTCGACACTGGCAGTGGCGAACCCCAGAAGGACTTCGTCGCTGACCTCTCGATCGAGCAGGTGAAAACGATCGCCGAGCAGAAGAAACCCGACCTGCTCGCGTACGATACGAAAAACGCGGCGAAAGAAGTCGTCGGTACGTGCGCCTCGATGGGCGTCACCATCGAAGGCGTCGATGCCCGCGAGTTCAAAGCGAAAGTCGACGATGGCGAGTACGACGACGCGCTCGTCGAGTAA
- the cutA gene encoding divalent-cation tolerance protein CutA, producing MDVNAPPEAADSIAETIIDERLAACVNQLETTSTYRWEGAVHREKETVLLAKTTDERYPALRQRILEIHPHEVPCIERFNESDVLESFAAWREDVTDVGGTSS from the coding sequence GTGGATGTCAACGCACCGCCAGAAGCTGCTGACTCTATAGCGGAGACTATTATCGACGAACGCCTCGCTGCCTGTGTCAATCAACTCGAGACCACATCCACCTATCGATGGGAGGGAGCAGTCCACCGTGAGAAGGAGACAGTTTTACTCGCCAAAACAACCGACGAACGGTATCCAGCCCTCCGTCAACGTATTCTCGAGATACATCCACACGAGGTTCCCTGTATCGAACGATTCAACGAATCCGATGTCCTCGAGTCGTTTGCCGCCTGGCGCGAGGACGTGACTGATGTAGGGGGTACATCGTCGTAA